One part of the Mangrovibacillus cuniculi genome encodes these proteins:
- a CDS encoding small acid-soluble spore protein P gives MNKNDSKDMHKNAPKGDNPGQPAPLSGSHKVKNRNHSRQKHHAHHDL, from the coding sequence ATGAATAAAAATGATTCTAAAGATATGCATAAGAACGCACCTAAAGGGGACAATCCAGGTCAACCAGCTCCATTAAGCGGTTCACATAAAGTAAAGAACCGCAACCATTCACGCCAAAAACATCACGCACACCACGATTTATAA
- a CDS encoding glycine betaine uptake BCCT transporter: MKKVSNVFWITVVLVAIAVIYGIIDPQGFETSTGNLQSMITSGFGWYYLIIVSIFVIVCLFFIVSPLGSIRLGKPDEKPEYSTISWFAMLFSAGMGIGLVFWGAAEPLSHYLAPPTATPETNEAIRESMKYAFFHWGLHAWAIYAIVALALAYFKFRKGKPGLISATLSPILGKYSEGKIGTLVDVIAVFATVVGVATTLGFGASQINGGLSYLFNIPNSFNVQLIIIAIVTVLFMISATTGVSRGIRYLSNANMVLAIILFLAVLIVGPTLFILNMFTDSIGAYAQNIVRMSFQIAPLNEDHRAWIDGWTIFYWAWWISWSPFVGIFIARVSRGRTIREFLTGVLLAPCLVGFLWFSAFGATAIDIQSSGIADLSGFATEQTLFAVFDQLPLGPVLSIVAILLISTFFITSADSATYVLGMQTTHGSLNPSNSVKLTWGLAQSTVALILLYSGGLQALQNALIAGAFPFSFIMILMVIALYRSLREEQKQLGLYVRPRKVPTKKE, encoded by the coding sequence ATGAAAAAAGTAAGTAATGTATTTTGGATTACCGTTGTGCTAGTTGCAATAGCTGTTATATACGGAATAATTGATCCACAAGGGTTTGAAACAAGTACTGGTAATTTACAGTCCATGATTACTAGTGGGTTTGGTTGGTATTATTTAATCATCGTATCTATATTTGTTATTGTTTGTTTGTTTTTCATTGTGAGCCCATTAGGAAGTATTCGCCTAGGGAAACCTGATGAAAAGCCTGAGTATTCTACAATATCATGGTTTGCTATGTTATTTAGTGCTGGAATGGGAATTGGACTTGTGTTTTGGGGAGCTGCAGAGCCTCTTTCTCATTATCTCGCTCCACCTACCGCTACTCCAGAAACAAACGAAGCTATTAGAGAATCCATGAAATATGCCTTTTTCCATTGGGGATTACACGCTTGGGCTATTTATGCAATAGTGGCATTAGCATTAGCTTATTTTAAGTTCCGTAAAGGAAAACCAGGTCTAATTTCAGCAACGTTATCTCCTATATTGGGAAAATACTCTGAAGGTAAAATAGGCACATTAGTAGATGTTATTGCTGTATTTGCAACTGTAGTTGGTGTAGCTACAACACTTGGGTTTGGTGCTTCACAAATAAATGGCGGGCTGAGTTATTTATTTAACATTCCGAATTCATTTAATGTACAGTTGATTATTATTGCAATTGTTACTGTATTATTTATGATTTCTGCTACAACAGGTGTAAGTCGAGGAATTAGATATTTAAGTAACGCCAACATGGTCTTAGCGATTATCCTTTTCCTAGCAGTATTAATCGTGGGACCAACTTTGTTCATCTTAAATATGTTTACTGACTCCATTGGAGCTTATGCTCAGAACATTGTACGTATGAGTTTTCAAATTGCACCTTTAAATGAGGATCATCGAGCTTGGATTGATGGTTGGACAATCTTTTATTGGGCATGGTGGATTTCATGGTCTCCTTTCGTTGGGATCTTTATCGCACGTGTATCTCGAGGAAGAACCATTCGCGAATTTTTGACAGGTGTCTTGTTAGCACCTTGTTTAGTCGGATTCCTGTGGTTCTCCGCTTTTGGAGCAACAGCTATAGATATCCAATCGTCAGGAATCGCTGATTTATCAGGGTTTGCTACAGAACAAACACTCTTTGCTGTGTTTGATCAACTACCTTTAGGTCCCGTCCTTTCCATTGTAGCAATTTTGCTAATTTCGACATTCTTTATTACATCTGCTGACTCAGCTACATATGTTTTAGGAATGCAAACGACACACGGTTCACTCAACCCATCCAATTCAGTTAAATTAACTTGGGGACTTGCACAATCAACTGTCGCATTGATTCTTCTTTATTCTGGTGGGTTACAGGCGTTACAGAATGCACTAATTGCAGGAGCATTTCCATTTTCATTCATTATGATTCTTATGGTAATTGCTTTGTACCGATCGCTTAGAGAAGAACAAAAACAACTTGGATTATATGTTAGACCAAGAAAAGTTCCTACGAAAAAAGAATAG
- a CDS encoding YczE/YyaS/YitT family protein — protein sequence MKQFGLKWSFFLTGLVILGCGIAMTFKGSWYGVSSWDVLHYGLYTQLGLTVGSWSILVGLSIIISTWLITKKAPQVGAYINMLTVGMFIDLFLWILPETTSFLWQSVYYFGGVVVIGAGIGLYVSGGVGAGPRDHLMLWLSERTGWSVAKTRGLMEIVVLFIGYLLGGPVGIGTFILAFGLGPCIQLSLKLAKKLFQWIEVKLILKAVPEVTNNTCM from the coding sequence ATGAAACAATTTGGTTTGAAATGGAGCTTTTTCCTAACAGGTTTAGTGATTTTAGGGTGCGGCATTGCAATGACGTTTAAAGGAAGTTGGTATGGTGTTAGCTCATGGGATGTATTACATTATGGCCTTTATACACAATTAGGGTTAACAGTAGGAAGTTGGTCCATTTTAGTAGGTCTCTCCATTATCATAAGCACGTGGTTGATAACGAAGAAAGCTCCTCAAGTTGGAGCTTATATTAATATGCTAACAGTAGGTATGTTCATAGACTTATTTTTATGGATTTTACCTGAGACGACATCTTTTCTTTGGCAATCTGTTTATTATTTTGGAGGAGTTGTTGTAATAGGTGCCGGTATTGGACTATATGTATCTGGTGGTGTTGGGGCAGGTCCGAGAGATCATTTAATGCTGTGGCTTTCTGAGCGGACTGGATGGAGCGTGGCAAAGACCCGAGGGTTGATGGAAATAGTTGTCTTGTTTATCGGTTATTTATTAGGTGGACCAGTTGGTATAGGTACATTTATATTGGCATTTGGTCTTGGTCCATGTATTCAACTTTCTCTTAAATTAGCTAAAAAATTGTTCCAATGGATTGAAGTAAAACTTATTTTAAAAGCTGTACCAGAGGTAACGAACAATACTTGTATGTAA
- a CDS encoding DUF4359 domain-containing protein, whose product MKRRYILVLGFAAFVLLFALNNPKQEEYVEWAAGTIFQSEGLLQNSAEKHIAAPIIQSSTKTYNLVIFSLYETKNPINGETTITVGLFNQFF is encoded by the coding sequence TTGAAGAGAAGATATATACTAGTACTTGGATTTGCTGCATTTGTATTATTGTTTGCATTAAACAATCCTAAACAAGAAGAATATGTAGAATGGGCTGCTGGTACAATTTTTCAAAGCGAGGGATTGTTACAAAATTCAGCAGAAAAACACATTGCAGCTCCTATCATTCAATCTTCTACAAAAACGTATAATTTAGTGATTTTTAGTTTATACGAAACGAAAAACCCTATAAATGGTGAAACAACTATTACAGTAGGATTATTTAATCAATTTTTTTAA
- a CDS encoding AAA family ATPase, with protein MKPISLKIQAFGPYAKQEIIDFTQLKNRNMFVITGKTGSGKTTIFDAICFGLYGRASGEDRAATDLRSQFASDEILTEIELVFQLKGKIYKITRSPQQEKKKSRGEGYTTINAKATLVEVSSEEKLLGSNVREVDEKMKDLLQLDVTQFRQIVMIPQGDFRKLLVSDSKEKEQILQRLFDTELYKKLEEKLKERAQTLRDEIADFIKEKESIQLQIKNWMEIDHEESVILHDIENWLGEMKESLINLNGQINEKEMELEVLISKKQKDQQIIALFEELDQLNEKVNQLIEDNQDMELVKTKMKEAIAAEKVKPYDEQVKQIEASVQQLVVKKDKQITKRNETELQLKKANEKIESLIGQKEEREKKKNTLTLIQNSVEDVSDLEKLQERKNGLLLDEKENAKKLELATHKVHVLKNDQQAEEKEISHLIDFLTNSEKVELQLNKEIYRLKELTTVKQLMISNVQLSNELIILEDKLSVETSREKDAYLTYKKVEEKFHLHQAYELSSNLVDGEPCPVCGSEHHPARQEKVSEGSFTREDVKAALVDYENGQKNVRQIEMEIAAQKTKTSTLEERIYETLEDLNLSVNLTINEIETELVNGSMNLETLEKKKNETLRSKKQYAELKEKIAHRKDRLEQGQLFLEETKRKLDVAKTSQQTTQVQISQIEQQLQKKFSYVPTFSQLHQMKEELEEWIVRFDKQYRENENERDSLKERLIMLTNSVHEVELQLEDLSKQLDKSMHQRTVQLTKSGFGNLEEFFESSLSNEEITKLEQRITHFEDVKRTLVERQNWLMNELKHQSKPDLNEIETQIVDQREKLQSVKSMYQEQFSMVQQISRNVEIIRTIDLKIGEKEKKYEVLGNLSDIARGQNSQKLTFERFVLTAFLDEILSIANDRLAPMTNGRYQLVRKQERSKGNVQSGLELLVFDQYTGLERHVKTLSGGESFKASLSLALGLADVVQERSGGVSMETMFIDEGFGTLDPESLDQAIETLLSIQKAGRLVGVISHVSELKERLDAHLIVESDIEGSKARFFIR; from the coding sequence ATGAAACCAATATCCTTGAAAATCCAAGCTTTTGGTCCATATGCAAAACAAGAGATTATTGACTTTACACAGCTAAAAAATCGAAATATGTTTGTTATTACCGGTAAAACTGGTTCAGGAAAAACTACCATTTTTGATGCCATTTGTTTCGGGTTATACGGACGTGCCAGTGGAGAAGATCGTGCAGCTACTGACCTAAGAAGTCAGTTTGCTTCAGATGAGATACTTACCGAAATTGAATTAGTTTTTCAACTGAAAGGAAAAATTTATAAAATTACCCGTTCTCCTCAGCAAGAAAAAAAGAAATCGAGAGGAGAAGGGTATACAACAATCAATGCAAAAGCAACTTTGGTAGAAGTTAGTTCTGAAGAAAAGCTTCTGGGAAGTAATGTCAGAGAAGTTGATGAAAAGATGAAGGACTTGTTGCAATTAGATGTAACACAATTTAGGCAAATTGTTATGATACCTCAAGGGGATTTTAGAAAGTTACTTGTCTCCGATAGCAAAGAAAAAGAGCAAATCTTACAGCGTTTATTCGATACTGAACTATATAAAAAATTGGAAGAAAAGCTAAAGGAACGTGCACAAACTCTTAGAGATGAAATAGCTGATTTTATAAAAGAAAAAGAAAGTATTCAGTTACAAATTAAAAATTGGATGGAAATAGATCATGAAGAAAGCGTAATTCTTCATGATATAGAAAATTGGCTTGGTGAGATGAAAGAATCACTAATAAATCTTAACGGTCAAATTAATGAAAAAGAAATGGAATTAGAAGTACTGATTTCCAAAAAACAGAAAGATCAACAAATCATAGCCCTTTTTGAAGAACTTGATCAACTTAATGAGAAAGTTAATCAACTAATAGAAGATAATCAAGATATGGAGTTAGTAAAAACGAAAATGAAAGAGGCAATCGCAGCGGAAAAAGTAAAACCGTATGACGAACAGGTGAAGCAGATAGAAGCGTCCGTTCAACAGTTAGTAGTAAAAAAAGATAAGCAAATTACCAAACGTAATGAGACGGAACTACAACTGAAGAAAGCAAATGAAAAGATAGAATCATTAATAGGTCAAAAAGAAGAGCGAGAGAAGAAAAAAAATACTCTTACACTTATTCAAAATAGTGTCGAGGATGTTAGTGACTTAGAAAAACTACAGGAAAGAAAGAATGGTCTACTTTTAGATGAGAAAGAAAATGCTAAGAAATTAGAGTTAGCTACACACAAAGTACACGTTTTAAAAAATGATCAACAAGCAGAAGAAAAAGAGATATCACATCTAATAGATTTCTTAACAAATTCTGAAAAAGTTGAACTTCAGTTAAACAAGGAAATCTATCGTTTGAAAGAACTTACTACAGTAAAACAATTAATGATATCGAACGTCCAACTATCAAATGAGCTAATAATTTTAGAAGATAAATTGAGTGTTGAAACAAGCAGAGAGAAAGATGCATATCTCACTTATAAAAAAGTAGAAGAAAAATTCCATTTACATCAAGCTTATGAACTGTCATCAAATTTAGTTGATGGTGAGCCTTGTCCAGTTTGTGGAAGTGAACATCATCCTGCTAGACAAGAAAAAGTAAGTGAAGGATCTTTTACTCGTGAAGACGTGAAAGCAGCATTAGTAGACTACGAAAATGGTCAAAAAAATGTTAGGCAGATAGAGATGGAAATCGCCGCACAAAAGACAAAAACATCAACGTTAGAAGAGAGAATATACGAGACGCTAGAAGATCTTAATCTTTCAGTGAATTTAACGATAAATGAAATCGAAACTGAATTAGTTAATGGTAGTATGAACTTGGAAACGTTAGAGAAGAAGAAGAATGAAACGCTCCGTTCCAAAAAACAATATGCAGAATTGAAAGAAAAAATAGCGCATAGAAAAGATCGGCTAGAACAAGGGCAACTTTTCTTAGAAGAAACAAAAAGAAAACTAGATGTTGCGAAGACTAGTCAACAAACTACTCAAGTTCAAATATCTCAGATAGAGCAGCAGCTACAAAAAAAGTTTTCTTATGTCCCAACTTTCAGCCAGTTACATCAAATGAAAGAGGAATTAGAAGAATGGATTGTAAGATTTGATAAGCAATATAGGGAAAATGAGAACGAGAGAGACAGTTTAAAAGAAAGACTTATCATGCTTACCAACTCTGTACATGAAGTAGAGTTACAATTAGAGGATTTGTCTAAGCAATTAGATAAGTCAATGCATCAAAGAACCGTACAATTGACCAAAAGTGGATTTGGTAATCTAGAAGAATTTTTTGAATCAAGTCTATCTAATGAGGAGATCACAAAGCTAGAACAGAGAATAACGCATTTTGAAGACGTGAAGCGAACATTAGTGGAACGTCAAAATTGGCTAATGAATGAACTAAAGCATCAGTCTAAGCCTGATTTAAATGAAATAGAAACTCAAATAGTTGATCAAAGAGAGAAACTACAGTCTGTGAAAAGTATGTATCAAGAACAATTTAGTATGGTACAACAGATATCTCGCAACGTAGAGATAATTCGTACTATTGATTTGAAAATAGGCGAAAAAGAAAAGAAATATGAAGTGCTTGGGAACCTTTCAGACATAGCAAGAGGACAAAATAGTCAAAAGTTAACGTTTGAACGATTTGTTTTAACAGCATTTTTAGATGAAATCTTATCTATTGCGAACGATCGATTAGCTCCTATGACGAATGGAAGATATCAACTTGTTCGAAAACAAGAACGTTCAAAAGGAAATGTTCAAAGTGGGCTAGAATTACTTGTTTTCGATCAATATACAGGTTTAGAACGCCACGTCAAAACGTTATCTGGTGGAGAAAGTTTTAAGGCTTCTCTATCCTTAGCATTAGGTCTTGCAGATGTAGTACAGGAACGTTCTGGTGGCGTATCCATGGAGACAATGTTTATTGACGAGGGTTTTGGTACATTAGATCCAGAGTCTTTAGATCAAGCCATTGAGACATTATTATCTATACAAAAAGCAGGTCGACTTGTTGGTGTTATTTCACACGTTTCTGAGTTAAAAGAAAGGTTGGACGCCCATTTAATAGTGGAATCAGACATAGAAGGAAGTAAAGCTAGATTTTTCATTCGTTAA
- a CDS encoding DEAD/DEAH box helicase, whose amino-acid sequence MLETLQKLCKQWEKALLQEAEYVQKFGAKRFPFIDAVRIEQSEDVSIYEAQLSTGSDSKSLPVSMPLEIELNKKRYAAEVLFREDDYVVLEIGHSLGTEIPNGEILVESSFLLKQLMKRLEEVREEKTPLQKVHSVLKPKKKAKTASNASSSLEDIYFRTLKNPVTFVWGPPGTGKTYNLSRVIAQHYTKGKKILVLSHSNAAVDVLMENLVHVLTEKKKWKDGDVLRIGQPITPFLLHHPSVTLRKYLIQQHPEIDRLTSKVLDRQYKKTKPSIQALVNEIQTHENNENTSFSKWRKKEKEAIEDAAVIGTTISKASIDKQIYTKYYDLVVIDEASMINIPQIAFCSTLAEKTLIAGDFKQLPPIAQSREKLAMKWLQQDIFHAAGVASAFDKTYSHPQAVLLTQQRRMHQDISSFTNKYIYHDLVGDHPSILSGKRGIHSLAPFPNKASQFIDTTGFGEFTLRDSRGQSRLNPFHAILQLQLTLEAVNNGITSIGLMTPYAAQAQLLKRLIQDFFPLINGEHDIFAATVHQFQGEEKDLVIFDSVDSPPEYRASLMLTKEEHERLLTVAFTRSKSKFFHIGHRRFLETKLPKEHLLQKWIHEQQKHNTIVSKESIGNWIHQLDNRLLFTNGNTAMWNRDIERSKKSIVMGGPIRNNQGLEHISSRDVRKVWVGECSPPTGWEHVKKDCTFSFFIADEKVLWLQIAIPNLVFRPYVSIRINSPNAVEWLQNIILSNKEKNALNKRA is encoded by the coding sequence ATGTTAGAAACGTTACAAAAACTATGTAAGCAGTGGGAAAAAGCATTGCTTCAGGAGGCGGAGTACGTACAGAAGTTTGGTGCTAAACGTTTTCCGTTCATAGATGCAGTTAGGATTGAACAGTCTGAAGACGTGTCTATTTATGAAGCGCAGCTCTCAACAGGTTCAGATAGTAAATCTTTACCGGTTTCCATGCCTTTAGAGATAGAGTTAAACAAAAAAAGGTATGCTGCCGAAGTATTATTCCGAGAAGATGATTATGTCGTTCTAGAAATAGGACACTCATTAGGAACAGAAATTCCTAATGGTGAAATACTAGTCGAATCAAGTTTCCTTTTAAAGCAACTAATGAAACGTTTAGAAGAAGTGAGAGAAGAAAAAACTCCGCTGCAAAAAGTGCATAGTGTACTGAAGCCGAAGAAAAAAGCAAAAACTGCATCAAATGCTTCGTCTAGCCTAGAAGATATTTACTTTCGAACACTTAAAAATCCTGTAACCTTCGTTTGGGGGCCTCCAGGAACTGGAAAGACGTATAATTTAAGTCGTGTAATCGCCCAACACTATACAAAGGGAAAGAAAATACTTGTACTTTCTCATAGTAACGCTGCTGTCGATGTGCTTATGGAGAATCTCGTACATGTACTTACAGAGAAGAAAAAGTGGAAAGATGGAGATGTTTTGCGCATTGGTCAACCAATCACCCCATTTTTATTGCACCATCCTTCTGTTACGTTAAGGAAATATTTAATTCAACAACACCCAGAAATAGACAGACTAACAAGTAAAGTGCTAGATCGACAATATAAAAAAACGAAACCTTCCATACAGGCATTAGTGAATGAGATTCAAACTCATGAGAATAATGAAAATACATCTTTTTCTAAGTGGAGAAAAAAAGAAAAAGAAGCTATTGAAGACGCAGCAGTTATTGGTACGACTATATCTAAAGCGTCTATCGATAAGCAAATCTATACCAAATACTATGATTTAGTTGTCATAGACGAAGCTAGTATGATCAATATACCGCAAATTGCTTTCTGTTCAACGCTTGCAGAAAAAACCCTAATTGCCGGTGACTTTAAACAGCTACCTCCTATTGCACAGTCACGTGAAAAACTTGCCATGAAATGGTTACAGCAAGACATTTTTCATGCCGCTGGAGTAGCCTCAGCCTTTGACAAAACGTATAGTCATCCACAGGCTGTGTTGTTAACACAACAAAGAAGAATGCATCAAGATATATCATCTTTTACGAACAAATATATATATCATGATTTAGTTGGAGACCATCCTTCTATCTTAAGTGGAAAAAGGGGTATACATTCATTGGCTCCATTCCCAAATAAGGCGAGCCAATTTATTGATACAACAGGTTTTGGTGAGTTTACGTTACGAGATAGTAGAGGTCAATCTAGACTTAATCCTTTTCATGCTATCCTACAACTTCAATTAACACTAGAAGCTGTAAACAATGGGATTACTTCCATTGGTTTAATGACTCCATATGCAGCGCAGGCACAATTATTGAAGCGTTTGATTCAAGATTTCTTTCCTCTAATAAATGGGGAACATGATATCTTTGCTGCAACGGTCCACCAATTCCAAGGAGAAGAGAAAGATCTTGTTATTTTCGATTCAGTCGATAGTCCTCCAGAGTACCGAGCAAGTTTAATGTTAACGAAAGAAGAGCATGAACGACTGCTTACGGTTGCATTTACACGATCAAAATCAAAATTCTTTCATATTGGCCATCGACGATTCTTAGAAACAAAATTACCAAAAGAACACCTACTTCAGAAATGGATACATGAACAGCAAAAACATAATACTATTGTTTCGAAAGAATCTATTGGAAATTGGATCCATCAGCTGGATAATAGATTACTCTTCACAAACGGTAATACAGCTATGTGGAATCGTGATATTGAACGTTCCAAAAAATCCATTGTAATGGGTGGGCCAATTCGCAATAACCAAGGATTAGAGCACATTTCCTCTAGAGATGTCAGGAAAGTCTGGGTGGGGGAGTGTAGCCCTCCAACTGGCTGGGAGCATGTGAAGAAGGACTGTACATTTAGCTTTTTTATAGCAGATGAGAAAGTATTATGGCTACAGATTGCTATTCCTAACTTAGTTTTTCGTCCTTATGTAAGCATACGAATAAATAGTCCTAATGCTGTTGAATGGTTACAAAATATTATCCTTTCTAATAAAGAAAAAAACGCCCTTAATAAAAGGGCGTAA